In one window of Deinococcus sonorensis KR-87 DNA:
- a CDS encoding binary toxin-like calcium binding domain-containing protein has translation MMHVPCLHHPRHPLTGIAVALLLASCGQNATPTATPGSGATPPGGAAAPTASALQLLSADATSSTSIHLVFSGAVGTGSTDARTYRLTDASGAPLEVLAAYLADDGQSVDLATRVQAPTAYTLVLDGVQSPSGQPVVGKKTVSGSAASAPVLGDVVPLGPSEVLLRFEDPVSGLPATLGQRALRAAAFRFSPAVEFKSARLSQDRSSVVVTTAGLSADSSYTVSALSVLATAGAGPATLVDPQHNQGTFIALALRDTVKPVIKRMMALSSTSVQLIFSEPVSANAADLSTYLIKDATGAVLPVTGADLSEFRTSVTLTTTPQAIGATYTLTPGDLTDSAGNPLDSAAGKSVLSFAASSGQPGRADTTPLRVAGATSTGNGTVLVTFSEAVRGGTASAENPAHYHVTGLEQLAAAQPAPAAAPSLPTPQSAALSIISAVLQPDGTSVLLTTRAQSDIKYELQVTGVTDLAGNQIAAPERGVDPGKASFTGTPVSGYGKDTDGDGLSDATEQRGWLVSVVRLDGGKRQYEVTSDPTLADTDGDGLDDSDELANLTDPRVADTDGDKITDSDEYNLVYSSPTNADTDSDTLSDGSEYTLYASSPLLADTDGDQIRDDAEVLTSLRNPLIADLPAPRISVDGVDLQLDVNFTATSDTGTRQLDSKTAQTTLTQGTSNSTERSDTTTSEWFANQSVGASFQETIGDEFKAYPKVTFSQSVTSDTGTSGSAGTSFTTASVRNAQQEYADSLTTDKEVSANDSVTRSVSGASLSVGVTIESQSNVAFTMTNLELTAFMPDPFAPGKLIPIATLQPEGAVASGGVTLGPGSPSRGPIRFKAVQIYASLAEKLMQDPSGLVFKISNYTLSDETRRDLAYVSQGVKERTAEVFIDYGGALPFERSNVATFSNYGADSKPTGITMQRVMEGILGLKHYDQSQDAGLSGTALHNSYSTFMDDGVEKLARVREKTFGSLSEPKRWFVTINNNGSNIGFRDTIVKAGDKVRLAYTEDLDRDGLTRAEEDLYGSSDTTVDTDGDGVSDIEEVYGPADASGRRSPRTILRDDGTTQALISNPAAADTDGDGLTDCQELSIVIGTTRVNGQTITNYRCPIAVQARLLIYGMPLDPSNPDTDGDGISDRTELFGYAVKSYIKTGQPLTAYSDPRKADSDGDGTPDRLEYRLGTNPAVADRDLVLDDDRDGLSNYQEVQGWTVTAQTANGPVTKTVTSDPLSADGDNDGLNDAQEKVALTDPRSADTDGDTLKDGAEVKLSTLPLRWDTDGDQLSDGAEVNSTMLVHVKSAAGTASIPDYVAKFNPLLPDADQDGLTDDREMKAGTDPNLRDTDQDGADDRFEAVTSHNISGASPQGTDPLLKDKLLLVKLESADVVGDCDPLAGDSNGEFSGELLIQSGTHTPTHLLYLKLDGQDGLLDHTREGTSYTFNDTKVYEYVTEDREFRFLSKGLQELDTGNANDPLNQLNDVKAYADVKTGNYTVDAVAADASDSSCKVTFHYSITLRQN, from the coding sequence ATGATGCATGTTCCCTGTCTCCACCACCCCCGCCACCCTCTGACCGGCATCGCCGTCGCGCTGCTGCTGGCGTCCTGCGGGCAGAACGCCACCCCCACGGCCACGCCCGGCTCCGGCGCCACCCCGCCCGGAGGGGCAGCCGCCCCCACGGCGTCGGCCCTGCAGCTGCTGAGCGCCGACGCCACCAGCAGCACCTCCATCCACCTGGTGTTCAGTGGCGCGGTGGGGACCGGCAGCACAGATGCCCGAACGTACCGGCTGACCGACGCCAGCGGCGCGCCGCTGGAGGTGCTGGCCGCCTACCTGGCCGATGACGGTCAGAGCGTCGATCTGGCGACCCGCGTGCAGGCACCGACCGCGTACACCCTGGTGCTGGACGGGGTTCAGAGTCCGTCCGGTCAGCCGGTCGTGGGCAAGAAGACGGTGAGCGGTTCGGCGGCCTCTGCGCCGGTGCTGGGTGACGTCGTCCCGCTCGGTCCGTCGGAAGTCCTCCTGCGCTTCGAGGATCCGGTCAGCGGGCTCCCGGCCACGCTCGGTCAACGTGCGCTGCGGGCGGCCGCCTTCCGGTTCTCGCCGGCCGTCGAATTCAAAAGTGCCCGCCTGAGCCAGGACCGCAGCAGCGTGGTCGTCACGACCGCGGGCCTGAGTGCGGACAGCAGCTATACCGTTTCGGCGTTGAGCGTGCTGGCGACCGCCGGGGCCGGTCCGGCGACGCTGGTGGACCCGCAGCACAACCAGGGCACGTTCATCGCGTTGGCGCTGCGGGACACCGTCAAACCGGTAATCAAGCGGATGATGGCCCTGAGCAGCACCAGCGTGCAGCTGATTTTCAGCGAGCCGGTGTCGGCCAACGCCGCCGACCTGAGCACCTACCTGATCAAGGACGCGACCGGCGCCGTGCTGCCCGTGACCGGCGCCGACCTGAGCGAGTTCCGCACCTCGGTGACGCTCACCACCACGCCGCAGGCCATCGGCGCCACGTATACCCTCACTCCGGGAGACCTGACCGACAGCGCCGGGAACCCGCTGGACAGCGCCGCCGGGAAAAGCGTCCTGAGCTTCGCCGCGTCGTCCGGGCAGCCGGGGCGCGCCGACACCACACCGCTACGCGTGGCTGGGGCGACCTCGACCGGCAACGGCACGGTGCTCGTGACGTTCTCGGAAGCGGTGCGGGGCGGAACGGCCAGCGCGGAGAACCCCGCCCATTACCACGTGACTGGCCTGGAACAGCTGGCGGCGGCCCAGCCCGCTCCGGCGGCGGCGCCCAGCCTGCCGACGCCTCAGAGCGCGGCCCTCAGTATCATCTCCGCGGTCCTGCAGCCGGACGGCACCAGCGTCCTGCTGACCACCCGCGCGCAGTCGGACATCAAGTACGAACTTCAGGTCACCGGGGTGACGGACCTGGCCGGGAACCAGATCGCGGCCCCCGAGCGCGGCGTCGACCCGGGCAAGGCGAGCTTCACCGGCACCCCGGTCAGCGGCTACGGCAAGGACACGGACGGCGACGGGCTGAGCGACGCCACCGAGCAGCGCGGCTGGCTGGTCAGCGTGGTGCGCCTGGACGGCGGCAAACGCCAGTACGAGGTGACCAGCGACCCGACCCTGGCCGACACGGACGGTGACGGCCTGGACGACTCGGACGAACTGGCGAACCTGACCGATCCGCGCGTCGCGGACACCGACGGCGACAAGATCACCGACAGCGACGAGTACAACCTGGTGTACTCCAGCCCCACCAACGCCGACACCGACAGCGACACCCTCTCCGACGGCTCGGAGTACACCCTGTACGCCTCCTCGCCGCTGCTGGCGGACACCGACGGCGACCAGATCCGGGACGACGCCGAGGTGCTCACCAGCCTGCGCAACCCCCTGATCGCCGACCTGCCGGCGCCGCGCATCTCCGTCGACGGGGTGGACCTGCAACTCGACGTGAACTTCACCGCCACCAGCGACACCGGCACCCGGCAGCTCGACTCCAAGACGGCGCAGACGACCCTGACGCAGGGCACCAGCAACAGCACGGAACGCAGCGACACCACCACCAGCGAGTGGTTCGCCAATCAGAGCGTCGGGGCGTCGTTCCAGGAAACGATCGGTGATGAATTCAAGGCGTATCCCAAGGTCACGTTCTCGCAGAGCGTCACGTCCGACACCGGCACCAGCGGCTCCGCCGGCACCAGCTTCACGACCGCGTCGGTCCGGAATGCCCAGCAGGAGTACGCCGACAGCCTGACGACCGACAAGGAAGTCAGTGCCAACGACAGCGTGACCCGCAGCGTGTCGGGGGCCAGCCTCTCGGTGGGCGTGACGATCGAGAGTCAGAGCAACGTCGCGTTCACCATGACCAATCTGGAACTCACGGCGTTCATGCCGGACCCCTTCGCGCCGGGCAAGCTGATCCCCATCGCCACCCTTCAACCGGAGGGGGCTGTGGCGAGCGGTGGCGTGACCCTGGGGCCGGGCAGCCCCAGCCGTGGGCCGATCCGCTTCAAGGCGGTGCAGATCTACGCGTCGCTGGCCGAGAAGCTGATGCAGGACCCGTCCGGGCTGGTGTTCAAGATCAGCAACTACACGCTCTCGGACGAGACGCGCCGGGACCTGGCCTACGTGTCGCAGGGTGTCAAGGAACGGACCGCCGAGGTCTTCATCGATTACGGCGGCGCCCTGCCGTTCGAGCGCTCCAACGTGGCCACCTTCTCGAACTACGGCGCCGACAGCAAGCCCACGGGGATCACCATGCAACGGGTGATGGAGGGCATCCTGGGGCTCAAGCACTACGATCAGTCGCAGGACGCCGGCCTGAGCGGCACCGCCCTGCACAACAGCTACTCGACGTTCATGGACGACGGCGTCGAGAAGCTGGCACGGGTGCGCGAAAAGACCTTCGGATCGCTGAGTGAGCCCAAACGCTGGTTCGTGACGATCAACAACAACGGCTCGAACATCGGCTTCCGCGACACCATCGTGAAGGCGGGTGACAAGGTCCGCCTGGCGTACACCGAGGACCTGGACCGCGACGGCCTGACCCGGGCGGAGGAGGACCTGTACGGCAGCAGCGACACCACGGTCGACACCGACGGGGACGGCGTGAGCGACATCGAGGAAGTGTACGGCCCGGCGGACGCGAGTGGCCGGCGCTCGCCCCGAACGATCCTGCGCGACGACGGCACCACACAGGCCCTGATCTCCAATCCGGCGGCGGCCGACACCGACGGGGACGGCCTGACCGACTGCCAGGAGTTGTCCATCGTGATCGGCACCACCCGGGTCAACGGCCAGACCATCACCAATTACCGCTGCCCCATCGCCGTGCAGGCCCGGCTGCTGATCTACGGGATGCCGCTCGACCCGTCCAACCCCGACACCGACGGGGATGGCATCTCGGACCGGACCGAGCTGTTCGGCTACGCGGTCAAGAGCTACATCAAGACCGGCCAGCCGCTCACCGCGTACAGTGATCCGCGGAAGGCCGACAGCGACGGTGACGGGACGCCCGACCGCCTCGAATACCGGCTCGGCACGAACCCCGCGGTGGCGGACCGCGACCTGGTGCTGGACGACGACCGCGACGGCCTGTCGAACTACCAGGAGGTGCAGGGGTGGACCGTGACGGCGCAGACGGCCAACGGCCCCGTCACGAAGACGGTGACCTCGGATCCGCTCTCGGCCGACGGGGACAACGATGGGCTCAACGACGCTCAGGAGAAGGTGGCGCTCACCGATCCCCGCAGCGCCGACACCGACGGCGATACCCTGAAGGACGGAGCGGAAGTCAAGCTGAGCACCTTGCCGCTGCGCTGGGACACGGACGGTGACCAGCTGAGCGACGGCGCTGAGGTGAACTCGACCATGCTGGTGCACGTCAAGAGCGCCGCGGGCACGGCCTCCATTCCCGACTACGTCGCGAAGTTCAACCCGCTCCTGCCGGACGCCGACCAGGATGGGCTGACCGACGACCGGGAGATGAAGGCCGGCACCGATCCCAACCTGCGCGATACCGATCAGGACGGTGCAGACGACCGGTTCGAGGCGGTCACGTCCCACAACATTTCCGGCGCGAGCCCTCAGGGCACCGATCCGCTGCTCAAGGACAAGCTGCTGCTGGTGAAGCTGGAGAGTGCGGATGTGGTCGGCGACTGCGATCCACTGGCGGGCGACTCGAACGGCGAATTCAGCGGCGAACTGCTGATTCAGTCGGGCACCCACACCCCCACGCACCTGCTGTACCTCAAGCTGGATGGTCAGGACGGCCTGCTCGACCACACCAGAGAAGGCACCAGCTACACCTTCAACGACACCAAGGTCTACGAATACGTCACCGAGGACCGCGAGTTCCGGTTCCTGTCGAAGGGCCTCCAGGAGCTCGACACCGGGAACGCCAACGACCCGCTCAATCAGCTGAATGACGTCAAGGCCTACGCCGACGTGAAGACTGGAAACTACACGGTGGACGCGGTGGCCGCCGATGCCAGCGACAGCTCCTGCAAGGTCACCTTCCACTACAGCATCACGCTGCGCCAGAACTGA
- a CDS encoding phosphotransferase family protein, with protein sequence MDLPPFPDLTPERLDALLARHGLTGEPVVRLPGGGIFNAIFAVGAHLILRVPRQHPAFIEAARKERVAVPLAHALGIRTPALIAFDDAADLLPVPYGLYERVPGEALEHLRLAPAGTPDAYREVGRDLGRLHRGAQAHGALATLVLEDVPAPDRWPDELAEQGYLGPLDAAWLSAWMAHLQALGADTPGERVFRHGDVQAPNIMVQPCGAYVALLDWGACGWGAAAHDFAGVPMSAMPFMLDGYRDVRPVPEDGSFEAQVVARQLHLALFLIRRAPQPDKSWAERPLGMLLDLVRSLAGMQDARWRRTLL encoded by the coding sequence GTGGACCTGCCTCCGTTTCCTGACCTGACGCCCGAACGCCTGGACGCGCTGCTTGCCCGCCACGGGCTCACCGGCGAGCCCGTGGTCCGGCTCCCGGGCGGGGGGATCTTCAATGCGATTTTCGCGGTCGGAGCGCACCTGATTCTCCGGGTGCCCCGCCAGCATCCTGCCTTTATCGAAGCGGCGCGCAAGGAGCGCGTGGCCGTGCCGCTGGCCCACGCTCTGGGCATTCGCACTCCCGCCCTCATCGCGTTTGACGATGCAGCGGACCTGCTGCCTGTGCCGTACGGCCTGTATGAGCGCGTGCCGGGTGAAGCGCTGGAACACCTCAGGCTGGCCCCGGCCGGCACGCCGGACGCGTACCGCGAGGTCGGCCGGGACCTCGGGCGGCTGCACCGCGGTGCTCAGGCGCACGGCGCCCTGGCCACGTTGGTGCTGGAGGACGTGCCGGCACCGGACCGGTGGCCGGATGAGCTCGCGGAGCAGGGGTACCTCGGTCCGCTCGATGCCGCGTGGTTGTCCGCCTGGATGGCGCACCTGCAGGCGCTGGGCGCCGACACGCCCGGTGAGCGGGTGTTCCGGCATGGCGACGTTCAGGCCCCGAACATCATGGTGCAGCCCTGCGGTGCCTACGTGGCGTTGCTGGATTGGGGAGCGTGTGGGTGGGGTGCTGCGGCGCACGACTTTGCCGGCGTGCCCATGTCCGCCATGCCGTTCATGCTGGACGGCTACCGGGACGTGCGGCCCGTGCCGGAGGATGGGTCGTTCGAGGCCCAGGTGGTCGCGAGGCAGCTGCACCTGGCACTGTTCCTGATTCGCCGTGCCCCGCAACCGGACAAGTCCTGGGCGGAACGTCCACTCGGGATGCTGCTGGACCTGGTGCGGTCCCTGGCCGGAATGCAGGACGCCCGCTGGAGGCGCACGCTGCTTTGA
- a CDS encoding S41 family peptidase yields the protein MTFNTPEWHPDHREDIVMAAADALETGYVYPDRGAALARHLRAWWREAVDVPTSPGPFAEAVTAAMRVHTPDKHLRLILAGTPSRDEAAASAHGVRRVEVLNRNVGLLELHHFDAPDEAGPALAAAMQLMAPTRALVLDFRAHRGGHSDTEGLFAGFFCAEPALITTFFERGDPVGRQMWSAAFVPAPRYLERPVIVLTSAVTGSGAESTAHFLQSSGRATLVGETTAGAAHPGRFVAVHPLLHLFVASGRPESGVTGTNWEGVGVVPDHPVPASDALNAALALLG from the coding sequence ATGACCTTCAACACGCCTGAATGGCACCCTGACCACCGCGAGGACATCGTCATGGCCGCGGCCGACGCCCTTGAAACGGGGTACGTGTACCCGGACCGGGGCGCGGCGCTCGCCCGGCACCTGCGCGCGTGGTGGCGCGAGGCGGTCGACGTACCCACCTCGCCCGGGCCGTTCGCCGAAGCCGTGACCGCCGCGATGCGCGTCCACACCCCCGACAAACACCTGCGGCTCATCCTCGCCGGCACCCCGTCACGTGATGAAGCGGCGGCCAGTGCGCACGGCGTACGGCGGGTCGAGGTCCTCAACCGAAACGTCGGCCTGCTCGAACTCCACCACTTCGACGCCCCGGATGAGGCCGGGCCGGCGCTGGCGGCGGCCATGCAGCTCATGGCGCCGACGCGAGCGCTGGTCCTGGATTTCCGTGCGCATCGCGGCGGGCACAGCGACACCGAAGGCCTGTTCGCCGGCTTCTTCTGCGCGGAGCCGGCCCTCATCACCACCTTCTTCGAGCGGGGCGATCCGGTGGGCCGGCAGATGTGGTCGGCGGCGTTCGTGCCGGCCCCCCGGTACCTGGAGCGCCCGGTGATCGTGTTGACGAGCGCGGTGACCGGCTCGGGAGCGGAGTCGACGGCGCACTTCCTGCAATCGAGTGGCCGCGCCACGCTTGTCGGCGAGACGACGGCCGGCGCGGCTCACCCCGGACGATTCGTCGCCGTGCACCCGCTGCTGCACCTGTTCGTCGCTTCTGGCCGGCCGGAGTCTGGCGTGACCGGCACGAACTGGGAGGGTGTGGGCGTGGTCCCGGACCACCCGGTTCCCGCGTCGGACGCGCTGAACGCGGCGCTGGCGCTGTTGGGGTAA
- a CDS encoding amino acid transporter, whose translation MADPTASAPGWRASVRAWLLHGQPTQGPHESPSHAQHHAQAWWRVMCLTGVDYFSTLGYQPGIAALAAISAGTLALSPVATLVLVVVTLFGALPMYRRVAQESPHGDGSISMLERLLPGWPSKLLVLVLLGFVATGFFITITLSAADAAAHVVENPLFSHALAGWNVPITLALILLLGGVFLRGFSEAIGIAVVLVVAYLGLNAVVIAASVREVLAHPAVFSDWTRALSGSFTSPLALIGAALLVFPRLALGLSGFETGVVVMPLVKGDPGDTERQPTGRIRNARKLLLAAALIMSVMLLCSSFVTTLLIPPDAFREGGKAAGRALAYLAHRQLGEVFGTVYDLSTILILWFAGASAMAGLLNIVPRYLPRYGMAPEWARATRPLVLIYTATAVLLTVAFRADVNAQAAAYATGVLVLIGSASVAVTLSAVRRRNVLQVAGFGLVSVIFGYTLLVTFIDDLSGLRLGLLFILAIVVVSVISRAARATELRTERVELDDTARRFLDEAAAGNDLRFIANELNAGDTAEYDEKEREVRAETHLPSGLPALFLEVLVADPSEFSDVLEVRGVQVGDHRIVRIESSAVPNAIAAFLLYVRDHYGQRPDVYFEWIEGSPLKAVGHFLLSGEGDIAPLTREVLRRAEPDRSRRPLVHVGG comes from the coding sequence ATGGCCGATCCTACAGCGTCCGCGCCCGGTTGGCGCGCTTCCGTTCGAGCCTGGCTGCTGCACGGCCAGCCCACCCAGGGCCCCCACGAGTCGCCGTCGCACGCCCAGCACCATGCCCAGGCGTGGTGGCGGGTGATGTGCCTGACCGGCGTGGATTACTTCAGCACCCTCGGCTACCAGCCGGGCATCGCGGCGCTGGCGGCCATCTCGGCCGGCACGCTCGCCCTGTCGCCGGTCGCCACGCTGGTGCTGGTGGTGGTCACGCTGTTCGGCGCGCTGCCGATGTACCGACGGGTGGCCCAGGAAAGTCCGCATGGCGACGGCAGCATCAGCATGCTCGAGCGCCTGCTGCCCGGCTGGCCGAGCAAGCTGCTGGTGCTGGTGCTGCTCGGCTTCGTGGCCACCGGCTTTTTCATCACCATCACCCTCTCGGCCGCCGACGCCGCCGCGCACGTGGTGGAGAACCCGCTGTTCTCGCACGCCCTGGCGGGGTGGAACGTGCCGATCACGCTGGCGCTGATCCTGCTGCTGGGCGGGGTGTTCCTCCGGGGGTTCAGCGAGGCGATCGGCATCGCGGTGGTGCTGGTGGTGGCGTACCTGGGATTGAACGCGGTGGTGATCGCCGCGTCGGTGCGGGAGGTGCTGGCGCACCCGGCCGTGTTCTCCGACTGGACCCGGGCGCTCTCCGGCAGCTTCACCAGCCCGCTGGCGTTGATCGGGGCGGCGCTGCTGGTGTTTCCGCGGCTGGCGCTGGGCCTGTCCGGCTTCGAGACCGGTGTGGTGGTGATGCCGCTGGTGAAGGGCGATCCCGGAGACACTGAGCGGCAACCGACCGGCCGGATCCGCAACGCCCGGAAGCTGCTGCTCGCGGCCGCGCTGATCATGAGCGTGATGCTGCTCTGCTCGTCGTTCGTCACCACCCTGCTGATCCCCCCGGACGCGTTCCGGGAGGGGGGCAAGGCAGCGGGCCGGGCGCTGGCGTACCTGGCGCACCGCCAGCTGGGCGAGGTGTTCGGCACCGTGTACGACCTCAGCACCATCCTGATCCTGTGGTTCGCGGGCGCCTCGGCCATGGCGGGGCTGCTGAACATCGTGCCGCGCTACCTGCCGCGCTACGGCATGGCCCCTGAGTGGGCGCGCGCGACCCGGCCGCTGGTGCTGATCTACACCGCCACGGCGGTGCTGCTCACCGTGGCGTTCCGGGCGGACGTGAACGCGCAGGCCGCCGCGTACGCGACCGGGGTGCTGGTGCTGATCGGGAGCGCGTCCGTGGCGGTGACGCTGTCGGCCGTGCGCCGCCGGAACGTGCTGCAGGTGGCCGGCTTCGGGCTGGTCAGCGTGATCTTCGGGTACACCCTGCTGGTCACGTTCATCGATGACCTGAGCGGCCTGCGCCTCGGCCTGCTGTTCATCCTGGCGATCGTGGTCGTCTCGGTGATCTCCCGCGCCGCGCGCGCCACCGAGCTGCGCACCGAACGGGTCGAGCTGGACGACACCGCCAGGCGCTTCCTGGACGAAGCGGCCGCCGGGAATGACCTGCGGTTCATCGCCAACGAGCTCAATGCCGGGGACACCGCGGAATACGACGAGAAGGAGCGGGAAGTGCGCGCCGAGACGCACCTGCCCAGCGGCCTGCCGGCGCTGTTCCTGGAAGTCCTGGTGGCCGACCCGAGCGAGTTCAGCGACGTGCTGGAGGTGCGCGGCGTGCAGGTGGGCGACCACCGGATCGTGCGCATCGAATCGAGCGCCGTGCCGAACGCCATCGCGGCGTTTTTGCTGTACGTGCGTGACCACTACGGGCAGCGGCCGGACGTGTACTTCGAGTGGATTGAGGGCAGCCCGCTGAAGGCCGTGGGGCACTTCCTGCTGTCCGGCGAGGGGGACATCGCGCCGCTCACCCGCGAGGTGCTGCGCCGCGCCGAGCCGGACCGCAGCCGCCGGCCGCTGGTGCACGTCGGCGGCTGA
- a CDS encoding GNAT family N-acetyltransferase, whose product MKTQHSTAPVVTIRKVQDRDLEAFFGQQQDPDARYLAAFVTDHPDDRAAFDRHWQRLRTDPELTVRIIVYAGRTAGHLGAFDRDGEREVTYWLDRAIWGRGVATEALRQFLEVEQQRPLYARVVEDHIASWPGTDSFSLARRVSTRPVAAPT is encoded by the coding sequence ATGAAGACACAGCACTCCACCGCGCCGGTGGTGACGATACGGAAGGTCCAGGACCGTGATCTCGAGGCCTTTTTTGGGCAGCAGCAGGATCCGGACGCCCGGTACCTGGCGGCTTTCGTGACGGACCATCCGGACGACCGGGCGGCCTTTGATCGTCACTGGCAGCGCTTGCGCACCGACCCTGAACTGACCGTCCGGATAATCGTGTATGCGGGGCGCACGGCCGGGCACCTCGGCGCCTTCGACCGTGATGGGGAGCGGGAAGTGACCTACTGGCTGGACCGGGCCATCTGGGGCCGGGGGGTCGCCACGGAAGCGCTGCGTCAGTTTCTGGAGGTGGAGCAGCAGCGGCCGCTGTATGCGCGGGTCGTGGAGGACCACATCGCGTCCTGGCCAGGAACGGATTCGTTTTCTCTGGCACGGCGCGTGAGTACGCGACCGGTCGCGGCACCGACGTGA
- a CDS encoding VOC family protein → MDDMTERVPGRTSWVTGISAITLFAEDLNTSKQFYQRVFDVPVHYEDENSAVFLFGQVMINVLATTSVDDLIAPAVMASRGAGARQVYTLPVDNVDALCVELTRRGVELLNGPVDRPWGVRTASFLDPAGHIWELATRR, encoded by the coding sequence ATGGATGACATGACTGAACGCGTGCCGGGCCGTACGTCGTGGGTGACCGGCATCAGCGCCATTACCCTCTTTGCCGAGGACCTCAACACCAGCAAGCAGTTTTATCAGCGGGTGTTTGACGTGCCGGTCCATTACGAGGACGAGAACTCCGCGGTCTTTCTGTTTGGTCAGGTCATGATCAACGTGTTGGCGACCACCTCGGTCGACGACTTGATTGCCCCCGCCGTCATGGCGAGCCGCGGGGCTGGAGCGCGGCAGGTGTATACCCTTCCCGTCGACAATGTCGACGCCTTGTGTGTTGAGTTGACCCGGCGCGGGGTCGAGCTCCTGAACGGCCCGGTGGATCGGCCGTGGGGCGTCCGGACCGCGAGTTTTCTGGACCCCGCCGGCCACATCTGGGAACTGGCCACACGCAGATAG
- a CDS encoding replication initiator protein A, with protein sequence MPERKPPRAAPLVLDVNSGYDELNLGRLALISGQKTVPPGLRRWQKTILTPDGRPVVITCTVPDDQVVPHGLDNDFMVGLVNLCFEAGLPDGPFTVSAYGLLKASGFPDSAQYYRALEESIVRLNKANYTIDEGWFMHGPHSWTTQSFAQVNYLSYVRSRSGVRGTSVITVQLAPPIMESLRAGYIKPLDLNFYRSLSQPLVRAVYRQLDALHFDESTADGLVRELSAPLMAWGSRLGILSDRPDNVARTLKPAHDELRARGYVAEVELTGRGRDKLLRYVFGPPPVGEYPELALLLSARGVKSGVAVRLSTVFPERIEEAARRFDHYLKISSRPVANPGGLLVAMVQRPEDFAELPGYAAADARPGPPPAETPAKGTGKGRSARQRPAAQDELDALEAREEAKLAALQGQALVDWVLKQLTLLGTMKHFTLPERSQLAELVLHGQLDGRTVVREATRAIAGGAPAVLAVVEDVRRHLQVTHP encoded by the coding sequence ATGCCTGAGCGCAAACCGCCGCGCGCCGCACCGCTGGTGCTGGACGTCAACAGCGGCTACGACGAATTGAACCTCGGCCGTCTGGCGCTGATCAGCGGGCAGAAGACGGTGCCGCCGGGGTTGCGCCGCTGGCAGAAGACCATCCTGACGCCGGATGGCCGGCCGGTGGTGATCACCTGCACCGTCCCGGACGACCAGGTGGTGCCGCACGGCCTGGACAACGATTTCATGGTGGGGCTGGTGAACCTGTGCTTCGAGGCGGGGTTGCCGGACGGGCCGTTCACGGTGTCGGCGTACGGGCTGCTGAAGGCGTCGGGCTTCCCGGACTCCGCGCAGTACTACCGGGCGCTGGAGGAGAGCATCGTGCGGCTGAACAAGGCGAATTACACCATCGACGAGGGGTGGTTCATGCACGGGCCGCACAGCTGGACCACGCAGTCGTTCGCGCAGGTGAACTACCTGTCGTACGTGCGTTCACGGTCGGGCGTGCGCGGCACGTCGGTGATCACGGTGCAGCTCGCGCCGCCGATCATGGAGAGCCTGCGGGCGGGGTACATCAAGCCGCTGGACCTGAATTTCTACCGCTCGCTCAGTCAGCCGCTGGTGCGGGCGGTGTACCGGCAGCTGGACGCGCTGCATTTCGACGAGTCCACCGCCGACGGGCTGGTGCGGGAGCTGAGCGCGCCGCTGATGGCGTGGGGCAGCCGGCTGGGGATCCTCAGCGACCGGCCGGACAACGTGGCGCGGACGCTGAAACCCGCGCATGATGAGCTGCGCGCGCGCGGGTACGTGGCGGAGGTGGAGTTGACCGGCCGGGGGCGGGACAAGCTGCTGCGGTACGTGTTCGGGCCGCCGCCGGTGGGCGAGTACCCGGAGCTGGCGCTGCTGCTCAGCGCGCGCGGGGTCAAGTCGGGCGTGGCGGTGCGGCTGTCCACGGTGTTCCCCGAGCGGATCGAGGAGGCCGCGCGGCGGTTCGATCATTACCTCAAGATCTCCTCCCGGCCGGTCGCGAATCCGGGGGGCCTGCTGGTGGCGATGGTGCAGCGCCCGGAGGATTTCGCGGAGCTGCCCGGGTACGCCGCGGCGGACGCGCGGCCAGGGCCGCCCCCGGCCGAGACGCCCGCCAAGGGCACCGGCAAAGGGCGGTCGGCCCGGCAACGGCCCGCCGCGCAGGATGAGCTCGACGCGTTGGAAGCGCGTGAGGAAGCGAAGCTGGCGGCGTTGCAGGGGCAGGCGCTGGTGGACTGGGTGCTCAAGCAGCTGACGCTGCTGGGGACGATGAAGCACTTCACGCTGCCGGAGCGCAGTCAGCTGGCGGAGCTGGTGCTGCACGGGCAGCTGGACGGCCGGACGGTGGTGCGAGAGGCCACGCGGGCGATCGCGGGGGGCGCGCCAGCAGTGCTGGCGGTGGTGGAGGACGTGCGCCGGCACCTGCAGGTCACCCACCCGTAG